In Drosophila teissieri strain GT53w chromosome 2R, Prin_Dtei_1.1, whole genome shotgun sequence, the following proteins share a genomic window:
- the LOC122612671 gene encoding sodium/potassium-transporting ATPase subunit alpha-A — MVLCFKRISKWRGRWCRRRGKKRERDSLHQTENELWLEYCGPYLHIWPFHELCLRLETNVSQGLTAEAAGKKLARNGKNVLPLAAKQDLRLWQFVKNCFSVLGCFILLSSVASFTLYYLIEVRMSDNEKVDPEYLVSGIILLVTFFLAGLLVQMQEDDNEDMVVAFDELMPMYCTVIRDGEKEVILTQDVVAGDILPIKYGQRLPADMRFFSTTGLELNNVALTGHSKPVHITPLANEGRQRYSRVEYIKD; from the exons ATGGTGCTCTGCTTCAAACGGATCTCGAAATGGAGAGGCAGGTGGTGTCGCCGCAGGGGGAAGAAACGGGAACGGGACTCACTGCATCAGACGGAGAACGAGTTGTGGCTGGAGTACTGCGGCCCGTATCTGCACATCTGGCCATTTCACGAGCTCTGCCTCAGATTGGAGACGAATGTCTCCCAG GGTCTAACCGCGGAGGCGGCGGGCAAAAAGCTGGCCAGGAATGGCAAGAATGTTTTGCCACTTGCCGCCAAGCAGGATTTGCGACTTTGGCAGTTCGTGAAGAACTGCTTCAGCGTCTTGGGCTGCTTCATACTGCTGAGTTCCGTGGCTTCTTTCACGCTATACTACCTAATTGAAGTTAGAATGTCTGACAATGAAAAGGTGGATCCGGAGTACTTGGTATCGGGCATCATCCTGCTGGTCACCTTCTTTCTCGCAGGACTCCTGGTGCAAATGCAAGAAGATGACAACGAGGACATGGTCGTGGCCTTCGACGAGCTAATGCCCATGTATTGCACTGTAATAAGAGACGGCGAAAAGGAGGTCATCCTCACGCAGGACGTAGTGGCCGGTGACATCCTGCCCATCAAGTATGGACAGCGGCTGCCTGCCGATATGCGATTCTTCAGCACCACGGGTCTGGAGCTCAACAACGTGGCGCTGACAGGACACTCGAAGCCCGTGCACATCACTCCTTTGGCGAACGAGGGACGACAGAGATACTCCCGCGTGGAGTACATCAAGGATTAA
- the LOC122612668 gene encoding sodium/potassium-transporting ATPase subunit alpha isoform X1, with amino-acid sequence MTSKALSKWSSSNMGLACTHAISGFGFGVALACGRNTEAGSMTALSFQERSPSRSEKHQKQISYYLLLVASVCFLLLFCTTGFEHGQVVYAVNLSLLLGLTPLYLPFILYWGLRRTKVRMRRKQCHVRNLRGASTLGLSTVIVSDLVGTMTKRRMRVSEIFVDMALLSVDNLGVSAQSPRFIELIQASVLCNDAVICPGNIGVPKMQKDMYGNILDIALLKFGLMNLPNIDLLRQDHEKVANKHYTSEDKVQVTVHRTRDADGQLKLILLMKGHCDVVIRRCSTFAIRDEELPLDEQLQEIILSLADGLLEAGRHVRAFAYKELGDELEFRRFSQVNTGLEGGGEYKYRDYLAVDTYSLRFLGMIATYNPPRSTIPKAVDRCQAAGIKLIVVTQRKPKMAKAVALDVGILPAATDTFQAPTKRMPYVADVVDMSLYADEKPQHQRRHIEQLLLDHRDLVCAGTSTDQLHWIADACRRLGAVVSVIGGTLHDTPAMRSSHVGVARYGCAVMCEASADLILLDSSFATLVNVVGDSRLLFENLKKALAYCLATNTCNILVYCSFFLLGVPLHIHIIDELILAFLVNLVPALALIHEPPEENLMLQMPKVYDDFLLNSRLFFVSHILVGTIEAAAVFMTYFVFMADKGFLPRTLVDLHIPWHDDMLDDITDSFGQEWSSEARVQLECQVSSICLMAITAMQCTNLVLTKTGRANLLAHGFGNWLLLLAVLFLILLCVLLCIMDSTVCLRLEGTNELHFGHFLWTNWPFMVLLVLLETTRRYFLRLFPDSWLELVTMY; translated from the exons ATGACTTCCAAAGCCTTGTCGAAATGGAGCTCCAGCAATATGGGACTAGCCTGCACCCATGCGATCAGTGGCTTTGGCTTCGGAGTGGCCCTAGCCTGTGGAAGGAACACGGAAGCGGGCTCGATGACGGCACTCAGCTTCCAGGAGCGATCTCCCAGTCGTTCGGAGAAGCATCAGAAGCAA ATCTCCTACTATCTGCTCCTGGTGGCTTCGGTTTGTTTCCTCCTGCTGTTCTGCACCACCGGGTTCGAGCATGGCCAGGTTGTGTATGCAGTCAATCTCTCACTGCTGCTGGGCCTGACGCCCTTGTACCTGCCCTTCATCCTTTACTGGGGCCTGAGGCGGACAAAGGTGCGTATGAGGAGAAAGCAGTGCCATGTGAGGAACCTTCGGGGTGCTTCCACACTGGGACTCTCCACCGTTATTGTGTCCGACTTGGTTGGGACGATGACCAAGCGGCGTATGCGGGTATCGGAGATCTTCGTGGACATGGCGCTGCTGAGTGTCGATAATCTGGGCGTAAGTGCTCAGAGTCCGCGATTTATCGAGCTGATCCAGGCATCAGTTCTCTGCAACGATGCGGTCATTTGTCCGGGTAACATTGGAGTGCCCAAGATGCAGAAGGACATGTACGGCAATATCCTGGACATAGCACTGCTCAAGTTCGGCCTGATGAACCTGCCGAACATTGATCTGCTGCGTCAAGACCACGAGAAGGTGGCCAACAAGCACTACACCAGTGAGGACAAGGTCCAGGTGACGGTGCACAGGACTCGCGACGCCGACGGCCAGCTGAAGCTCATCCTGCTGATGAAGGGCCACTGCGACGTGGTGATCCGCCGCTGCTCCACCTTTGCCATTCGGGACGAGGAACTGCCCCTGGacgagcagctgcaggaaaTAATTCTCAGTCTGGCGGATGGACTTCTCGAGGCAGGCCGCCATGTCCGCGCCTTCGCCTACAAGGAGTTGGGCGACGAGCTGGAGTTTCGCCGCTTCTCCCAGGTGAACACCGGACTGGAGGGCGGGGGGGAGTACAAGTACCGCGACTACCTGGCGGTGGACACCTACTCGCTGAGGTTCCTGGGCATGATTGCCACCTACAATCCACCGCGGAGCACCATTCCCAAAGCGGTGGATCGCTGCCAAGCGGCGGGCATCAAGTTGATTGTGGTCACCCAACGCAAACCCAAAATGGCCAAGGCTGTGGCCCTTGATGTGGGCATCCTGCCGGCTGCGACGGACACTTTTCAGGCTCCCACCAAGCGGATGCCATACGTCGCGGATGTGGTGGACATGTCGCTGTACGCGGACGAGAAGCCGCAGCACCAGCGGCGCCACAtcgagcagctgctcctggacCATCGGGATTTGGTGTGTGCCGGGACGAGCACGGATCAACTCCACTGGATTGCGGATGCGTGTCGCCGCTTGGGAGCCGTGGTCTCCGTCATTGGGGGCACACTCCATGACACACCCGCCATGAGGAGCAGccatgtgggcgtggccaggtaCGGATGTGCGGTCATGTGCGAGGCCAGCGCCGATCTCATCTTGCTGGACAGCTCCTTTGCCACACTGGTCAACGTGGTCGGCGATAGCCGTCTGCTGTTCGAGAATCTGAAGAAGGCTCTGGCCTATTGCCTGGCCACCAACACATGCAACATACTGGTGTACTGCTCCTTCTTCCTGCTCGGCGTTCCCCTGCACATCCACATCATAGATGAGCTCATACTCGCCTTCCTGGTCAACTTGGTCCCCGCCTTGGCCCTGATTCATGAGCCCCCGGAGGAGAATCTGATGCTGCAGATGCCCAAAGTGTACGACGACTTTCTGCTTAATAGTCG ACTTTTCTTTGTGTCCCACATCCTTGTGGGAACCATCGAAGCTGCAGCTGTTTTTATGACCTACTTCGTGTTCATGGCGGACAAGGGATTCCTGCCGAGGACACTGGTGGACCTGCACATCCCGTGGCACGACGACATGCTCGACGACATCACCGACTCCTTCGGCCAGGAGTGG AGCAGTGAGGCGCGCGTGCAGCTGGAGTGCCAAGTGTCCTCCATTTGCCTGATGGCCATCACCGCGATGCAGTGCACCAACCTGGTGCTGACCAAGACCGGACGTGCCAATCTGCTGGCCCACGGATTCGGCAActggctgctccttctggCGGTCCTCTTTTTGATCCTACTATGCGTGCTGTTGTGCATCATGGACTCCACGGTGTGCCTGCGCCTGGAGGGCACCAACGAGCTGCA CTTTGGCCACTTTCTCTGGACCAACTGGCCGTTCATGGTGCTGCTGGTCCTGCTCGAAACCACTCGCAGATACTTTCTTCGCCTCTTTCCAGACAGTTGGCTGGAGCTGGTTACTATGTATTGA
- the LOC122612670 gene encoding RNA-binding protein asd-2 encodes METKAGLSALEERSLKGSEKLKMLDITRDKPVKVAVKVAVPVRDHPKFNFVGKLLGPKGNSMKRLQEDTMCKMAVLGRGSMRDRRKEEELRGSGDSRYAHLFEDLHVEISTFAAPAEAHARIAYALAEVRRFLVPDYHDDIRQEQMWEMQALTSTPALGAHSLEDSHSPTINSGSQVGGATNCSSNGASGRGLGGGLADMDTSNDDKSDDASGMECLSAVDKLDCSSSCASLGISGITTISTTSSEHPHPHQHHQQHQQHQQHHAHLHPAHAHGNQQQQQQQQVQHHHSHQAHFHQLLQQAHGGASAAAAACGEHLSGQATPATAAALHTTAMAVALQHQLTAAGIGGLLKPATGVGATMAGLPTTQAGAAALQLPGDGESSGSTLTLLEPPGTALLHPALRNVKTINIGGGLGRKRPLLGVPRSGMNPTKRTVMSLLARAKNSQALHSVRQPMVTATSFAEPLQMLASPFIIPHRAVEQPILALSKESLAQGV; translated from the exons ATGGAAACTAAAGCTGGCTTAAGTGCGCTGGAGGAAAGGTCCCTGAAAGGTTCAG AGAAACTTAAAATGCTGGACATAACACGCGACAAGCCGGTGAAGGTGGCCGTCAAAGTGGCCGTTCCTGTGCGGGATCACCCAAAG TTCAATTTCGTGGGCAAGCTGCTCGGACCCAAGGGCAACTCGATGAAGCGCCTGCAGGAGGACACCATGTGCAAGATGGCCGTGCTGGGACGCGGATCGATGCGGGACCGGcggaaggaggaggagctgcgtGGCAGCGGGGACAGTCGCTACGCCCACCTCTTCGAGGACCTGCACGTCGAGATCTCGACCTTCGCCGCTCCGGCGGAGGCACATGCCCGGATAGCCTACGCGCTGGCGGAAGTGCGCCGCTTTCTGGTTCCG GACTACCACGACGACATCCGCCAGGAGCAGATGTGGGAGATGCAGGCGCTGACGTCCACGCCCGCACTGGGCGCCCACTCGCTGGAGGACTCGCACAGTCCCACCATCAACAGCGGCAGCCAGGTGGGCGGCGCCACCAACTGCTCCTCCAACGGggccagtgggcgtggcctggGCGGCGGACTGGCCGACATGGACACGTCCAACGATGACAAATCGGACGACGCCAGCGGCATGGAGTGCCTGTCGGCAGTCGACAAGCTTGACTGCTCGTCCAGCTGCGCCAGCCTGGGCATCAGTGGCATCACgaccatcagcaccaccagctccgagcatccgcatccgcaccagcaccaccagcagcaccagcagcaccaacagcaccaCGCCCACCTGCACCCAGCACACGCCCACGgaaaccagcagcaacagcagcagcagcaggtccagcaccaccacagccaccaggcgcacttccaccagctccTGCAGCAGGCCCACGGTGGAGCCAGTGCCGCAGCGGCTGCCTGCGGGGAGCATCTCTCCGGACAGGCGACTccggcgacggcggcggcac TGCACACCACAGCCATGGCAGTGGCACTCCAGCATCAGCTGACAGCCGCAGGAATCGGAGGACTCCTGAAGCCGGCCACCGGAGTGGGGGCCACCATGGCCGGGCTGCCCACCACCCAGGCGGGTGCCGCCGCCCTTCAGTTGCCCGGCGACGGGGAGTCATCCGGATCGACGCTCACGCTGCTGGAGCCACCGGGCACCGCACTCCTGCATCCCGCGCTGCGCAACGTCAAGACCATCAACATAG GTGGCGGCCTGGGAAGGAAGCGTCCTCTGCTGGGAGTTCCCCGCTCCGGAATGAATCCCACCAAGCGCACGGTGATGAGCCTGCTGGCCAGGGCCAAGAACTCGCAGGCGCTGCACTCGGTCCGCCAGCCGATGGTGACGGCCACCAGTTTCGCTGA ACCCTTGCAGATGCTGGCCTCGCCGTTCATCATACCGCACCGGGCGGTGGAGCAGCCGATCCTGGCGCTGTCCAAGGAGAGCCTCGCCCAGGGCGTCTAA
- the LOC122612668 gene encoding sodium/potassium-transporting ATPase subunit alpha isoform X2, whose product MTSKALSKWSSSNMGLACTHAISGFGFGVALACGRNTEAGSMTALSFQERSPSRSEKHQKQISYYLLLVASVCFLLLFCTTGFEHGQVVYAVNLSLLLGLTPLYLPFILYWGLRRTKVRMRRKQCHVRNLRGASTLGLSTVIVSDLVGTMTKRRMRVSEIFVDMALLSVDNLGVSAQSPRFIELIQASVLCNDAVICPGNIGVPKMQKDMYGNILDIALLKFGLMNLPNIDLLRQDHEKVANKHYTSEDKVQVTVHRTRDADGQLKLILLMKGHCDVVIRRCSTFAIRDEELPLDEQLQEIILSLADGLLEAGRHVRAFAYKELGDELEFRRFSQVNTGLEGGGEYKYRDYLAVDTYSLRFLGMIATYNPPRSTIPKAVDRCQAAGIKLIVVTQRKPKMAKAVALDVGILPAATDTFQAPTKRMPYVADVVDMSLYADEKPQHQRRHIEQLLLDHRDLVCAGTSTDQLHWIADACRRLGAVVSVIGGTLHDTPAMRSSHVGVARYGCAVMCEASADLILLDSSFATLVNVVGDSRLLFENLKKALAYCLATNTCNILVYCSFFLLGVPLHIHIIDELILAFLVNLVPALALIHEPPEENLMLQMPKVYDDFLLNSRLFFVSHILVGTIEAAAVFMTYFVFMADKGFLPRTLVDLHIPWHDDMLDDITDSFGQDEARVQLECQVSSICLMAITAMQCTNLVLTKTGRANLLAHGFGNWLLLLAVLFLILLCVLLCIMDSTVCLRLEGTNELHFGHFLWTNWPFMVLLVLLETTRRYFLRLFPDSWLELVTMY is encoded by the exons ATGACTTCCAAAGCCTTGTCGAAATGGAGCTCCAGCAATATGGGACTAGCCTGCACCCATGCGATCAGTGGCTTTGGCTTCGGAGTGGCCCTAGCCTGTGGAAGGAACACGGAAGCGGGCTCGATGACGGCACTCAGCTTCCAGGAGCGATCTCCCAGTCGTTCGGAGAAGCATCAGAAGCAA ATCTCCTACTATCTGCTCCTGGTGGCTTCGGTTTGTTTCCTCCTGCTGTTCTGCACCACCGGGTTCGAGCATGGCCAGGTTGTGTATGCAGTCAATCTCTCACTGCTGCTGGGCCTGACGCCCTTGTACCTGCCCTTCATCCTTTACTGGGGCCTGAGGCGGACAAAGGTGCGTATGAGGAGAAAGCAGTGCCATGTGAGGAACCTTCGGGGTGCTTCCACACTGGGACTCTCCACCGTTATTGTGTCCGACTTGGTTGGGACGATGACCAAGCGGCGTATGCGGGTATCGGAGATCTTCGTGGACATGGCGCTGCTGAGTGTCGATAATCTGGGCGTAAGTGCTCAGAGTCCGCGATTTATCGAGCTGATCCAGGCATCAGTTCTCTGCAACGATGCGGTCATTTGTCCGGGTAACATTGGAGTGCCCAAGATGCAGAAGGACATGTACGGCAATATCCTGGACATAGCACTGCTCAAGTTCGGCCTGATGAACCTGCCGAACATTGATCTGCTGCGTCAAGACCACGAGAAGGTGGCCAACAAGCACTACACCAGTGAGGACAAGGTCCAGGTGACGGTGCACAGGACTCGCGACGCCGACGGCCAGCTGAAGCTCATCCTGCTGATGAAGGGCCACTGCGACGTGGTGATCCGCCGCTGCTCCACCTTTGCCATTCGGGACGAGGAACTGCCCCTGGacgagcagctgcaggaaaTAATTCTCAGTCTGGCGGATGGACTTCTCGAGGCAGGCCGCCATGTCCGCGCCTTCGCCTACAAGGAGTTGGGCGACGAGCTGGAGTTTCGCCGCTTCTCCCAGGTGAACACCGGACTGGAGGGCGGGGGGGAGTACAAGTACCGCGACTACCTGGCGGTGGACACCTACTCGCTGAGGTTCCTGGGCATGATTGCCACCTACAATCCACCGCGGAGCACCATTCCCAAAGCGGTGGATCGCTGCCAAGCGGCGGGCATCAAGTTGATTGTGGTCACCCAACGCAAACCCAAAATGGCCAAGGCTGTGGCCCTTGATGTGGGCATCCTGCCGGCTGCGACGGACACTTTTCAGGCTCCCACCAAGCGGATGCCATACGTCGCGGATGTGGTGGACATGTCGCTGTACGCGGACGAGAAGCCGCAGCACCAGCGGCGCCACAtcgagcagctgctcctggacCATCGGGATTTGGTGTGTGCCGGGACGAGCACGGATCAACTCCACTGGATTGCGGATGCGTGTCGCCGCTTGGGAGCCGTGGTCTCCGTCATTGGGGGCACACTCCATGACACACCCGCCATGAGGAGCAGccatgtgggcgtggccaggtaCGGATGTGCGGTCATGTGCGAGGCCAGCGCCGATCTCATCTTGCTGGACAGCTCCTTTGCCACACTGGTCAACGTGGTCGGCGATAGCCGTCTGCTGTTCGAGAATCTGAAGAAGGCTCTGGCCTATTGCCTGGCCACCAACACATGCAACATACTGGTGTACTGCTCCTTCTTCCTGCTCGGCGTTCCCCTGCACATCCACATCATAGATGAGCTCATACTCGCCTTCCTGGTCAACTTGGTCCCCGCCTTGGCCCTGATTCATGAGCCCCCGGAGGAGAATCTGATGCTGCAGATGCCCAAAGTGTACGACGACTTTCTGCTTAATAGTCG ACTTTTCTTTGTGTCCCACATCCTTGTGGGAACCATCGAAGCTGCAGCTGTTTTTATGACCTACTTCGTGTTCATGGCGGACAAGGGATTCCTGCCGAGGACACTGGTGGACCTGCACATCCCGTGGCACGACGACATGCTCGACGACATCACCGACTCCTTCGGCCAGGA TGAGGCGCGCGTGCAGCTGGAGTGCCAAGTGTCCTCCATTTGCCTGATGGCCATCACCGCGATGCAGTGCACCAACCTGGTGCTGACCAAGACCGGACGTGCCAATCTGCTGGCCCACGGATTCGGCAActggctgctccttctggCGGTCCTCTTTTTGATCCTACTATGCGTGCTGTTGTGCATCATGGACTCCACGGTGTGCCTGCGCCTGGAGGGCACCAACGAGCTGCA CTTTGGCCACTTTCTCTGGACCAACTGGCCGTTCATGGTGCTGCTGGTCCTGCTCGAAACCACTCGCAGATACTTTCTTCGCCTCTTTCCAGACAGTTGGCTGGAGCTGGTTACTATGTATTGA
- the LOC122612668 gene encoding sodium/potassium-transporting ATPase subunit alpha isoform X3 — protein sequence MTSKALSKWSSSNMGLACTHAISGFGFGVALACGRNTEAGSMTALSFQERSPSRSEKHQKQISYYLLLVASVCFLLLFCTTGFEHGQVVYAVNLSLLLGLTPLYLPFILYWGLRRTKVRMRRKQCHVRNLRGASTLGLSTVIVSDLVGTMTKRRMRVSEIFVDMALLSVDNLGVSAQSPRFIELIQASVLCNDAVICPGNIGVPKMQKDMYGNILDIALLKFGLMNLPNIDLLRQDHEKVANKHYTSEDKVQVTVHRTRDADGQLKLILLMKGHCDVVIRRCSTFAIRDEELPLDEQLQEIILSLADGLLEAGRHVRAFAYKELGDELEFRRFSQVNTGLEGGGEYKYRDYLAVDTYSLRFLGMIATYNPPRSTIPKAVDRCQAAGIKLIVVTQRKPKMAKAVALDVGILPAATDTFQAPTKRMPYVADVVDMSLYADEKPQHQRRHIEQLLLDHRDLVCAGTSTDQLHWIADACRRLGAVVSVIGGTLHDTPAMRSSHVGVARYGCAVMCEASADLILLDSSFATLVNVVGDSRLLFENLKKALAYCLATNTCNILVYCSFFLLGVPLHIHIIDELILAFLVNLVPALALIHEPPEENLMLQMPKVYDDFLLNSRLFFVSHILVGTIEAAAVFMTYFVFMADKGFLPRTLVDLHIPWHDDMLDDITDSFGQEW from the exons ATGACTTCCAAAGCCTTGTCGAAATGGAGCTCCAGCAATATGGGACTAGCCTGCACCCATGCGATCAGTGGCTTTGGCTTCGGAGTGGCCCTAGCCTGTGGAAGGAACACGGAAGCGGGCTCGATGACGGCACTCAGCTTCCAGGAGCGATCTCCCAGTCGTTCGGAGAAGCATCAGAAGCAA ATCTCCTACTATCTGCTCCTGGTGGCTTCGGTTTGTTTCCTCCTGCTGTTCTGCACCACCGGGTTCGAGCATGGCCAGGTTGTGTATGCAGTCAATCTCTCACTGCTGCTGGGCCTGACGCCCTTGTACCTGCCCTTCATCCTTTACTGGGGCCTGAGGCGGACAAAGGTGCGTATGAGGAGAAAGCAGTGCCATGTGAGGAACCTTCGGGGTGCTTCCACACTGGGACTCTCCACCGTTATTGTGTCCGACTTGGTTGGGACGATGACCAAGCGGCGTATGCGGGTATCGGAGATCTTCGTGGACATGGCGCTGCTGAGTGTCGATAATCTGGGCGTAAGTGCTCAGAGTCCGCGATTTATCGAGCTGATCCAGGCATCAGTTCTCTGCAACGATGCGGTCATTTGTCCGGGTAACATTGGAGTGCCCAAGATGCAGAAGGACATGTACGGCAATATCCTGGACATAGCACTGCTCAAGTTCGGCCTGATGAACCTGCCGAACATTGATCTGCTGCGTCAAGACCACGAGAAGGTGGCCAACAAGCACTACACCAGTGAGGACAAGGTCCAGGTGACGGTGCACAGGACTCGCGACGCCGACGGCCAGCTGAAGCTCATCCTGCTGATGAAGGGCCACTGCGACGTGGTGATCCGCCGCTGCTCCACCTTTGCCATTCGGGACGAGGAACTGCCCCTGGacgagcagctgcaggaaaTAATTCTCAGTCTGGCGGATGGACTTCTCGAGGCAGGCCGCCATGTCCGCGCCTTCGCCTACAAGGAGTTGGGCGACGAGCTGGAGTTTCGCCGCTTCTCCCAGGTGAACACCGGACTGGAGGGCGGGGGGGAGTACAAGTACCGCGACTACCTGGCGGTGGACACCTACTCGCTGAGGTTCCTGGGCATGATTGCCACCTACAATCCACCGCGGAGCACCATTCCCAAAGCGGTGGATCGCTGCCAAGCGGCGGGCATCAAGTTGATTGTGGTCACCCAACGCAAACCCAAAATGGCCAAGGCTGTGGCCCTTGATGTGGGCATCCTGCCGGCTGCGACGGACACTTTTCAGGCTCCCACCAAGCGGATGCCATACGTCGCGGATGTGGTGGACATGTCGCTGTACGCGGACGAGAAGCCGCAGCACCAGCGGCGCCACAtcgagcagctgctcctggacCATCGGGATTTGGTGTGTGCCGGGACGAGCACGGATCAACTCCACTGGATTGCGGATGCGTGTCGCCGCTTGGGAGCCGTGGTCTCCGTCATTGGGGGCACACTCCATGACACACCCGCCATGAGGAGCAGccatgtgggcgtggccaggtaCGGATGTGCGGTCATGTGCGAGGCCAGCGCCGATCTCATCTTGCTGGACAGCTCCTTTGCCACACTGGTCAACGTGGTCGGCGATAGCCGTCTGCTGTTCGAGAATCTGAAGAAGGCTCTGGCCTATTGCCTGGCCACCAACACATGCAACATACTGGTGTACTGCTCCTTCTTCCTGCTCGGCGTTCCCCTGCACATCCACATCATAGATGAGCTCATACTCGCCTTCCTGGTCAACTTGGTCCCCGCCTTGGCCCTGATTCATGAGCCCCCGGAGGAGAATCTGATGCTGCAGATGCCCAAAGTGTACGACGACTTTCTGCTTAATAGTCG ACTTTTCTTTGTGTCCCACATCCTTGTGGGAACCATCGAAGCTGCAGCTGTTTTTATGACCTACTTCGTGTTCATGGCGGACAAGGGATTCCTGCCGAGGACACTGGTGGACCTGCACATCCCGTGGCACGACGACATGCTCGACGACATCACCGACTCCTTCGGCCAGGAGTGG TGA